A single genomic interval of Arthrobacter globiformis harbors:
- a CDS encoding DUF47 domain-containing protein has product MKLRLFPQEPAGLNLLSQLARQIVFASATMAEILGAPATEHHRLVEDMHNHEAKSAELHFALLTHMRTSFVNPLPREDMYALSQSLNEAIEKLDAAAELVALYNLDRLPKRAADQLEIISRQAELTADAMRRLNNLDDLEDYWIEVLRLAKRAERTHRVWVADMLKEMKSAQYARNRDIANQLVDVTKDMRRIATQVGSIIVKES; this is encoded by the coding sequence ATGAAGCTGCGCCTTTTTCCCCAGGAGCCCGCAGGCCTGAACCTTCTTTCGCAGCTGGCCCGGCAGATCGTTTTTGCCAGCGCCACCATGGCGGAAATCCTCGGCGCGCCGGCCACCGAACACCACCGGCTGGTGGAGGACATGCACAACCACGAGGCGAAGTCGGCCGAGCTGCACTTCGCTCTCCTGACTCACATGCGCACCAGCTTTGTGAATCCACTCCCGCGCGAGGACATGTATGCCCTCTCGCAGAGCCTGAATGAAGCCATAGAAAAGCTGGACGCCGCCGCCGAGCTGGTGGCGCTTTACAACCTGGACCGGCTGCCGAAGCGCGCGGCCGACCAGCTGGAAATCATCAGCCGCCAGGCTGAGCTGACGGCTGACGCCATGCGCCGGCTAAACAACCTGGACGACCTCGAGGACTACTGGATCGAGGTCCTTCGCCTGGCCAAGCGGGCCGAACGCACGCACCGCGTCTGGGTCGCGGACATGCTCAAGGAAATGAAATCAGCCCAGTATGCCCGCAACCGGGACATCGCCAACCAGCTGGTCGACGTCACCAAGGACATGCGCCGGATCGCCACCCAGGTGGGCAGCATCATCGTCAAGGAATCCTGA
- a CDS encoding glutamyl-tRNA reductase, which produces MEFLARLGSGPVRITSDVIADVDGVAGAVVLATCNRFEVYCDVAPAADPDITRKRVLHVISTCSGVSPYELDRALDCLTGTAMTEHLFSVGAGLDSAVVGEREIAGQLRRSLASAQEAGTASGALVRLFQAASRAAREVGSLTALGEAGRSMVSVALDVASSKLGALSKLGRQDLSGLSVVVIGTGAYAGSTLALLAARACSAVSVFSWSGRAEAFASGRGATGLTSEDLPAAVRGADVVIGCSGRGPRLGSEDFRTFRQGAAAPLVVVDLALSRDFEPEVGELPGLDLITLEHVRLASPREQTDVVRQAGELVRQAALRFVEDRQARLLDPAIVALRGHMQSVLADEVARVKNQHGCTATAEAVEFALRRVVRQLLHVPTARGRELAAAGRQDEYTAALETLFGLDVTAGVEAHAAAKETTGPQGCPARERQDLQTAEDTLPAAS; this is translated from the coding sequence CTGGAGTTCCTGGCCCGGCTCGGTTCGGGACCCGTCCGTATTACTTCGGACGTTATTGCGGACGTGGACGGCGTGGCAGGAGCAGTTGTGCTCGCCACGTGCAACCGGTTTGAGGTCTATTGCGACGTTGCTCCGGCCGCGGATCCGGACATCACCAGAAAGCGCGTTCTGCATGTCATCAGCACATGTTCGGGTGTTTCCCCTTACGAACTCGACCGCGCCCTTGACTGCCTGACGGGCACCGCCATGACCGAGCATCTCTTCTCGGTGGGCGCCGGCCTTGACTCGGCAGTGGTGGGCGAACGGGAAATCGCCGGCCAACTGCGCCGCTCGCTGGCCTCCGCCCAAGAGGCCGGGACGGCCAGCGGAGCACTGGTCCGGCTTTTTCAGGCAGCATCCCGGGCCGCCCGCGAAGTTGGCTCGCTGACGGCCCTGGGTGAGGCAGGCCGCTCCATGGTGTCCGTTGCCTTGGACGTGGCCTCATCCAAGCTGGGAGCCCTCTCCAAGCTCGGACGCCAGGACCTCTCGGGACTGTCCGTGGTGGTCATCGGCACCGGGGCCTACGCCGGCTCTACCCTCGCGCTTCTGGCGGCAAGGGCGTGTTCTGCGGTCTCCGTGTTTTCCTGGTCCGGACGGGCCGAAGCATTTGCGTCAGGGCGGGGCGCCACCGGCCTGACCTCCGAGGATCTGCCCGCTGCCGTCCGCGGAGCGGATGTGGTGATCGGCTGCAGCGGCCGCGGCCCCAGGCTCGGCTCCGAGGACTTTCGGACCTTCCGGCAGGGCGCTGCCGCCCCGCTCGTCGTCGTCGATCTCGCTCTCAGCCGGGACTTTGAGCCGGAAGTAGGCGAACTGCCCGGGCTTGACCTCATCACGCTGGAGCATGTGCGGCTGGCCTCGCCGCGTGAACAAACCGACGTCGTCCGGCAGGCCGGTGAGCTGGTCCGGCAGGCCGCCCTGAGGTTTGTGGAGGACCGGCAGGCGCGGCTTCTGGATCCGGCGATCGTAGCGCTGCGCGGACACATGCAGTCGGTACTGGCGGATGAAGTGGCGCGGGTGAAGAACCAGCACGGCTGCACGGCCACGGCGGAAGCGGTGGAATTCGCCCTGCGGCGGGTGGTGCGGCAGCTCCTGCACGTGCCAACCGCGCGGGGGCGCGAACTGGCGGCAGCCGGCCGACAGGACGAGTACACCGCTGCCCTTGAAACACTGTTCGGGCTGGACGTGACGGCAGGCGTGGAAGCGCACGCGGCAGCGAAGGAGACAACGGGCCCGCAGGGCTGCCCGGCCCGGGAGCGCCAGGACCTTCAGACCGCGGAGGACACCCTGCCGGCAGCGAGTTAG
- a CDS encoding LacI family DNA-binding transcriptional regulator, giving the protein MAVTMNDVARAAGVSLKTVSNVLNNYEFIRPATRQKVLDAIAELGYEANLTARSLRSGKSRMLGLVVSDLSVPYYAELASRLMTVAAARDYRVLVEQSAATRANELTALQGSLSQLTDGLLFTPLVLDADALAAARRGTKPLVMLGEHIDDPRFDQVTMKNVGAAKAMTAHLLAGGRRRIAVIGASPGDRAGSPGLRLAGYRVALAEAGVDFDPALIVPAEWRRDGGASAVARLLDGGQPFDAVFGLNDALALGAMHELLLRGVRVPEEAAVAGFDDIDEARFSSPSLTTVAPGMNEIAERCVQLLIDRIEGNEKAASGVHVEAEFELRIRASAPAARVSQLPQTGTSPTPTPTPAAEGKVDP; this is encoded by the coding sequence ATGGCCGTGACAATGAACGATGTTGCCCGCGCGGCCGGAGTTTCCCTGAAAACCGTGTCGAACGTGCTCAACAACTATGAGTTCATCAGGCCAGCCACCCGGCAGAAAGTGCTGGACGCAATCGCCGAGCTCGGGTACGAGGCCAACTTGACGGCGCGGAGCCTGAGGTCCGGAAAGTCCCGCATGCTGGGCCTGGTGGTGTCCGACCTCTCCGTGCCGTATTACGCAGAGCTCGCTTCCCGGCTTATGACGGTGGCAGCCGCCCGGGACTATCGCGTCCTGGTGGAGCAGTCTGCGGCGACCAGGGCCAACGAGTTGACTGCCCTGCAGGGATCCCTCAGCCAGCTGACGGACGGCCTCCTGTTCACTCCGCTGGTGCTCGACGCGGACGCCCTGGCCGCCGCCCGCCGCGGCACCAAGCCCCTCGTGATGCTGGGCGAGCACATCGACGACCCGCGGTTCGACCAGGTCACCATGAAGAATGTTGGCGCGGCCAAGGCCATGACGGCCCACCTGCTCGCGGGAGGCCGGCGTCGTATTGCGGTGATCGGTGCTTCCCCTGGGGACCGTGCCGGTTCGCCTGGCCTTCGGCTGGCCGGATACCGGGTGGCGCTGGCCGAGGCGGGAGTCGACTTTGATCCGGCCTTGATTGTGCCGGCGGAATGGCGCCGTGACGGGGGCGCGTCCGCGGTGGCGAGGCTGCTCGACGGCGGCCAGCCGTTCGACGCCGTCTTTGGACTGAATGACGCCCTGGCCCTGGGCGCGATGCACGAACTGCTGCTCCGCGGGGTCAGGGTGCCCGAGGAAGCGGCCGTGGCCGGGTTCGACGATATCGATGAGGCGCGGTTCTCGTCCCCGTCGCTGACCACTGTTGCTCCCGGCATGAACGAGATCGCCGAGCGGTGCGTGCAGCTGCTGATCGACCGGATCGAGGGGAACGAGAAGGCCGCTTCCGGCGTTCATGTGGAAGCAGAATTTGAACTGAGGATCCGTGCCTCGGCCCCCGCAGCCCGGGTTTCGCAGTTGCCGCAAACGGGTACCTCACCTACACCGACACCGACACCGGCAGCGGAAGGAAAGGTGGACCCATGA
- a CDS encoding cysteine hydrolase family protein, whose translation MIALLIIDMQNAYFEAPELAAQRERLVASCNRLLEGFNSSGHKALLVGTEHERDKSTWTLSMLDDDQGFIFRGSKQAEAVPGLATDGLPQLSKTRDSAFIGTNLLSRLRNWGADEVVLAGVSTHNCIAQTGADAFAHNIRVTYAEDAMASEDNQDATDMLRILSTTYRQPVQSSDEILARLGGGLSGGR comes from the coding sequence ATGATTGCCCTGCTCATCATCGACATGCAGAACGCGTATTTCGAAGCGCCGGAACTGGCAGCCCAGCGGGAGCGGCTGGTCGCCTCCTGCAACAGACTGCTGGAGGGCTTCAACTCCAGCGGACACAAAGCGCTGCTGGTTGGCACCGAGCACGAGCGGGACAAGTCAACGTGGACGCTAAGCATGCTGGATGACGACCAGGGCTTCATTTTCCGCGGCAGCAAGCAGGCGGAGGCTGTGCCCGGCCTCGCCACCGACGGCCTGCCGCAGCTGAGCAAGACGCGGGACAGCGCCTTTATTGGCACCAACCTGCTGTCCCGGCTGCGGAACTGGGGCGCCGACGAAGTGGTGCTCGCCGGGGTCTCCACGCACAACTGCATCGCCCAAACCGGAGCGGACGCTTTCGCCCACAACATCCGGGTTACGTACGCGGAAGACGCCATGGCGTCGGAGGACAACCAGGATGCCACGGACATGCTGCGCATCCTGTCCACCACGTATCGCCAGCCAGTCCAGTCGAGCGATGAGATCCTCGCCCGGCTCGGCGGCGGGCTTAGCGGAGGCCGTTGA
- a CDS encoding urease subunit gamma, translating to MHLLPREQEKLMIVVAADLARRRQGRGLKLNYPEAVAIISYELIEGARDGRTVAELMSYGTTLLSRDDVMEGVPEMIHDVQIEATFPDGTKLVTVHNPIR from the coding sequence ATGCATCTGCTGCCTCGTGAGCAGGAAAAGCTCATGATCGTGGTCGCCGCCGACCTCGCCCGCAGGCGCCAGGGGCGCGGGCTCAAACTCAACTACCCGGAAGCTGTGGCCATCATCAGCTATGAGCTGATCGAGGGTGCCCGGGACGGCCGCACCGTGGCCGAGCTCATGAGCTACGGCACCACGCTGCTCAGCCGCGACGACGTCATGGAGGGCGTGCCGGAGATGATCCACGATGTCCAGATCGAGGCCACCTTTCCTGATGGCACCAAGCTCGTCACCGTCCACAATCCCATCCGATAG
- a CDS encoding urease subunit beta, with protein sequence MIPGEYVLRPEPLVINAGREAVDVVVLNTGDRPVQVGSHYHFAESNPALEFNRDAAYGRRLDIPAGTAARFEPGDGKTVRLIRLAGSREVYGLSNAVNGSLDDGAGQGGTDPDGGDR encoded by the coding sequence ATGATTCCCGGAGAGTATGTCCTGCGTCCTGAACCGCTGGTGATTAACGCGGGCCGCGAGGCTGTCGACGTCGTTGTCCTCAACACCGGTGACCGTCCCGTGCAGGTGGGCTCGCACTACCACTTCGCGGAGTCGAACCCGGCGCTGGAATTCAACCGCGACGCCGCCTATGGGCGGCGTCTGGACATTCCCGCCGGCACCGCAGCACGGTTCGAACCGGGCGACGGAAAGACTGTCCGGCTGATCAGGCTGGCCGGCAGCCGGGAGGTCTACGGCCTGAGTAACGCGGTGAATGGCAGCCTAGACGATGGCGCTGGCCAGGGCGGCACTGACCCGGACGGGGGAGACCGATGA
- the ureC gene encoding urease subunit alpha translates to MSFELSRRQYADLYGPTTGDAIRLADTDLFLEIERDLTNYGEEVVFGGGKVIRDGMGQNGQATRDEGVPDTVITNVVVLDYTGIYKADVALKDGHIFRIGKAGNPQIADGVDIVIGASTEIIAGERKILTAGGVDTHIHFISADQVATALCSGVTTMVGGGTGPAEGTKATTVTPGKWHIHRMLQAAEGFPVNIGLFGKGHASAVEPLAEQIRAGAVGLKVHEDWGSTTSSIDTSLKVADEYDVQVAIHTDTLNECGFVEDTIRAIDGRVIHTFHTEGAGGGHAPDIIKIAGLPNVLPASTNPTLPYTRNTIEEHLDMLMVCHHLNPDIPEDVAFADSRIRAETIAAEDVLQDMGIFAITSSDSQAMGRVGEVITRTWQVADKMKKQRGVLTDPAGETHGSSDSDNFRLKRYVAKYTINPAVAQGMADSIGSVEEGKFADLVLWDPAFFGVKPELVLKGGQIAYALMGDANASIPTPQPRTMRPMFGAQGKALQQSSITFLSQAAIDAGVPEELGLEKVIRPVSGIRTLTKADLKYNDATPDIQVDPETYAVTVDGEEITCEPSDVLPMAQRYFLF, encoded by the coding sequence ATGAGTTTCGAGTTGTCCCGCAGGCAGTACGCGGACCTTTACGGTCCGACGACGGGCGACGCCATTCGTCTCGCCGACACGGATCTGTTCCTCGAGATTGAAAGGGACCTCACGAACTACGGCGAGGAAGTGGTCTTCGGCGGCGGCAAGGTCATCCGGGATGGCATGGGCCAGAACGGCCAGGCCACACGTGATGAGGGCGTGCCGGACACCGTCATCACCAACGTGGTGGTGCTGGACTATACCGGCATCTACAAGGCGGACGTCGCACTGAAGGACGGCCACATCTTTCGGATCGGCAAGGCCGGAAACCCGCAGATTGCCGACGGCGTGGACATCGTCATCGGCGCCAGCACAGAGATCATCGCGGGGGAACGCAAGATCCTCACTGCCGGGGGAGTGGACACTCACATCCACTTCATCTCCGCAGACCAGGTGGCCACGGCCCTCTGCAGCGGGGTGACCACCATGGTCGGCGGCGGCACCGGACCGGCCGAAGGCACCAAGGCCACCACCGTCACCCCGGGCAAATGGCACATCCACCGCATGCTGCAGGCCGCCGAGGGTTTTCCCGTCAACATCGGCCTGTTCGGCAAGGGGCACGCTTCCGCCGTCGAGCCGTTGGCCGAGCAGATCCGTGCTGGAGCGGTGGGCCTGAAGGTCCACGAGGACTGGGGTTCCACCACCTCCTCGATCGACACCTCACTGAAGGTGGCGGACGAGTATGACGTCCAGGTGGCCATCCACACGGACACGCTGAACGAGTGCGGCTTCGTGGAGGACACCATCCGGGCTATCGACGGGCGTGTCATCCACACGTTCCACACCGAGGGCGCCGGGGGAGGGCACGCGCCGGACATCATCAAGATCGCCGGCCTGCCGAACGTGCTTCCCGCCTCCACGAACCCCACGCTGCCCTACACACGGAACACCATCGAAGAGCACCTGGACATGCTCATGGTGTGCCACCACCTCAATCCGGACATCCCTGAGGACGTGGCTTTCGCCGATTCCCGCATCCGTGCCGAGACCATCGCGGCGGAGGACGTCCTTCAGGACATGGGCATCTTCGCCATCACCTCCTCCGACTCGCAGGCCATGGGGCGCGTGGGCGAGGTGATCACCCGCACCTGGCAGGTGGCGGACAAGATGAAGAAGCAGCGCGGCGTCCTGACGGACCCTGCCGGTGAAACCCACGGTTCTTCTGACAGCGACAACTTTCGGCTGAAGCGGTACGTGGCGAAGTACACCATCAACCCGGCCGTTGCCCAGGGCATGGCTGATTCCATCGGCTCCGTGGAGGAGGGCAAGTTCGCCGACCTGGTGCTCTGGGACCCGGCCTTCTTCGGCGTGAAGCCCGAGCTGGTCCTCAAGGGAGGCCAGATTGCCTACGCCCTGATGGGCGACGCCAACGCCTCCATCCCCACGCCCCAGCCGCGCACCATGCGGCCCATGTTCGGCGCCCAAGGCAAGGCCCTGCAACAGTCGTCCATCACCTTCCTCTCCCAGGCGGCCATTGACGCCGGTGTGCCGGAGGAGCTGGGCCTGGAGAAGGTCATCCGGCCGGTCTCCGGCATCCGGACGCTGACCAAGGCGGACCTGAAGTACAACGACGCCACGCCGGACATCCAGGTGGACCCGGAAACTTACGCGGTGACTGTGGACGGCGAAGAAATCACCTGCGAACCGTCGGACGTACTGCCCATGGCGCAGCGGTACTTCCTCTTCTAG
- the ureE gene encoding urease accessory protein UreE yields MIIEKVLGNLQDQPAEFYSGLHREKVVLPSAQLVKRIQRVTTDHGNEIGIRLPAGSADLRDGDVLHVADTNMIVVSVLPTDVLVIAPRTIHEMGIVAHSLGNRHLQAQFFDASSEYGAEVMVCQYDHTVEDYLKHVGVPYHCQERVMPVPFRHAEHAH; encoded by the coding sequence ATGATTATCGAAAAAGTCCTCGGCAACCTTCAGGACCAGCCTGCCGAGTTTTACTCCGGCCTGCACCGCGAGAAGGTGGTGCTGCCCAGCGCCCAGCTCGTTAAGCGGATCCAGCGCGTCACCACCGACCACGGCAATGAGATTGGCATCAGGCTTCCTGCCGGATCGGCCGATCTCCGCGACGGCGACGTGCTGCACGTTGCCGACACCAACATGATCGTCGTTTCCGTGCTGCCCACCGATGTCCTGGTGATCGCACCACGGACCATCCACGAGATGGGGATTGTGGCGCACTCCCTCGGCAACCGGCACCTGCAGGCGCAGTTCTTCGACGCGTCGTCCGAGTACGGCGCCGAGGTCATGGTGTGCCAGTACGACCACACCGTCGAGGACTACCTCAAGCACGTTGGAGTGCCCTACCACTGCCAGGAGCGCGTCATGCCAGTGCCTTTCCGCCATGCTGAACACGCGCACTGA
- a CDS encoding urease accessory protein UreF, translating into MALRQLTDSSLPTGAFAHSLGFETYIERGVVHDEESFGIWLTAFLGQQLTYSDALAIRFVYEGISVLELDGLLSAQLLPRQVREASVKMGNRMLEIGAEVFPSPELSAYRALVSGGRAAGHQPLAFAVVARSLGVPQAEATAAYLFAAVTSLTQNAVRAIPLGQSAGQRVLRNAHDAVAAAVERAARLTPDDFGAVSPGLEISQMRHERQRARMFMS; encoded by the coding sequence CTGGCGCTTCGGCAGCTTACTGATTCGTCGCTTCCTACTGGGGCTTTTGCGCACTCGTTGGGGTTTGAGACGTATATCGAGCGGGGGGTCGTTCATGATGAGGAGTCCTTTGGGATTTGGCTGACTGCGTTTTTGGGGCAGCAGCTGACTTATTCAGATGCCTTGGCCATTCGGTTCGTCTACGAAGGGATTTCTGTCCTTGAGCTGGATGGGCTGCTTTCTGCGCAGCTTTTGCCGCGGCAGGTTCGGGAGGCCAGCGTCAAGATGGGGAACCGGATGCTGGAGATCGGCGCCGAAGTGTTTCCCTCGCCCGAATTGTCGGCGTACCGGGCGCTGGTGAGCGGGGGCCGGGCCGCCGGCCATCAGCCGCTGGCGTTCGCCGTCGTCGCCCGTTCGCTGGGGGTTCCGCAGGCGGAGGCGACCGCCGCCTACCTTTTCGCCGCCGTCACGTCCCTCACGCAGAACGCCGTCCGGGCCATCCCGCTCGGGCAGAGTGCCGGCCAGCGGGTGCTGCGGAACGCGCACGACGCCGTTGCTGCCGCCGTCGAGCGGGCGGCCCGCCTGACGCCGGACGACTTCGGGGCCGTCAGCCCCGGACTGGAAATTTCGCAGATGAGGCACGAGCGCCAACGTGCCCGCATGTTCATGAGCTAG
- the ureG gene encoding urease accessory protein UreG, whose protein sequence is MTEPIKIGIGGPVGAGKTQLVERITRHMSAEISMAAITNDIYTIEDAKILAANGILPEDRIIGVETGGCPHTAIREDTSMNTAAIEELKQRHPDLQVIFVESGGDNLSATFSPELVDFSIYIIDVAQGEKIPRKAGQGMIKSDLFIINKTDLAPHVGADLAVMERDSKEFRGAKPFCFTNLKTDEGLEHVIEWIRRDVLMLDLAQ, encoded by the coding sequence ATGACTGAACCAATCAAGATCGGCATCGGCGGCCCCGTCGGCGCCGGAAAGACCCAGCTGGTGGAACGGATCACGCGCCACATGAGCGCAGAGATCTCCATGGCCGCCATCACCAACGACATCTACACGATCGAGGACGCCAAGATCCTGGCCGCCAACGGCATCCTGCCCGAGGACCGCATCATCGGCGTCGAAACCGGCGGCTGCCCGCACACCGCCATCCGCGAGGACACGTCCATGAACACCGCGGCCATCGAGGAGCTCAAGCAGCGGCACCCTGACCTGCAGGTGATCTTCGTGGAATCCGGCGGCGACAACCTCTCTGCCACCTTCAGCCCCGAGTTGGTGGACTTCTCGATCTACATCATCGACGTTGCGCAGGGCGAGAAGATCCCCCGCAAGGCCGGCCAGGGCATGATCAAGTCCGACCTCTTCATCATCAACAAGACAGACCTCGCCCCGCACGTCGGCGCAGACCTCGCCGTCATGGAACGCGACTCCAAGGAATTCCGCGGTGCCAAGCCGTTCTGCTTCACGAACCTCAAAACGGACGAAGGCCTGGAGCACGTCATCGAATGGATCCGGCGCGATGTCCTGATGCTCGACCTGGCGCAGTGA
- a CDS encoding urease accessory protein UreD: MGELELRIAARAGKSFASHQYHRGALRVLRPHYLDESGQVCYVVVNPGGAYLGADLYVLDVEVGDGADLLLTTQSATKIYRTPGSFAEQRMTVRLGEGSRLELAPDQVIAYREASYRQNTNITVRPTSSLVMAEVITPGWSPDGASFRYEELRLRNEIHVETDGGTRLLALDNLLIRPPLDDVTGTGFMEGYSHLGSLVVVDARVDHALADELHQLAEEFDAYTGVSLSATMDGITALVLRSLSNSTEKLNTLLGGCSGLLRERWYGQAPLNLRKY, translated from the coding sequence ATGGGGGAGCTTGAGCTTCGCATCGCCGCGCGCGCAGGGAAGTCCTTTGCGTCGCACCAGTATCATCGGGGTGCCTTGCGGGTTTTGCGTCCGCACTATCTGGATGAGTCCGGCCAGGTTTGCTACGTCGTCGTCAATCCTGGCGGAGCGTATTTGGGAGCAGACCTTTACGTCCTGGACGTGGAGGTGGGGGACGGGGCTGACCTGCTGCTCACCACGCAGTCCGCGACGAAGATCTACCGGACTCCGGGATCGTTTGCCGAGCAGCGGATGACCGTCCGGCTGGGGGAGGGTTCGCGGCTGGAGCTGGCGCCGGACCAGGTCATCGCCTACCGGGAGGCCAGCTACCGGCAGAACACGAACATCACGGTGCGGCCGACGTCGAGCCTGGTAATGGCTGAGGTGATCACGCCGGGGTGGTCGCCGGACGGTGCCTCCTTCCGGTACGAGGAGCTGCGGCTCCGCAACGAGATCCACGTGGAGACGGACGGCGGCACCCGGCTGCTCGCCCTCGACAATCTGCTGATCCGCCCGCCGCTCGACGACGTCACCGGCACGGGCTTCATGGAGGGCTACAGCCACCTGGGTTCGCTGGTGGTGGTGGACGCCCGGGTGGACCACGCGCTTGCCGACGAACTGCACCAACTGGCCGAAGAGTTCGACGCCTACACAGGGGTCTCGCTCAGTGCCACAATGGACGGCATCACGGCACTGGTGCTCCGGTCCCTGTCCAACAGCACCGAAAAACTCAATACGCTACTGGGTGGCTGCAGTGGCCTTCTCCGTGAACGCTGGTACGGCCAGGCGCCCCTGAATCTGAGGAAGTACTGA
- a CDS encoding HoxN/HupN/NixA family nickel/cobalt transporter, with product MTTLTQFAAMYREREQLPLGTRILATFSAVGILHLAAVVLLVAGTAASGQPLALGLVLTAYLAGIKHSYDWDHIAAIDNSTRKFVAQRQDPTSVGFAFSLGHSSVVILAGALVVSGVSLVGRFMTEGSTGNLVLGLIGSGVSGLFLLAMGLFNGSAFLGAARSYRRVRGGGTVLPEELEAKGFVARLLARPLSKVRRPRNVYVIGFLFGLGFDTATTIGLLVMTTAASLAGVSPAALLALPLAFAAAMTLCDTTNGLAMMRMYKSAIHDPLRKLGFNAVITGLSALSALFVALITLVGFFNAAFGLKDPLTAWLGAIDLDDAGLLLVAAFLALWGAASLRGRRRARA from the coding sequence ATGACTACCTTGACCCAGTTCGCCGCCATGTACCGCGAGCGGGAGCAGTTGCCGCTCGGGACGCGCATACTGGCCACCTTTTCCGCGGTGGGCATCCTGCACCTTGCCGCCGTCGTGCTCCTCGTTGCCGGCACGGCGGCGTCGGGGCAGCCCCTGGCGCTCGGACTGGTGCTTACGGCGTACCTGGCCGGCATCAAGCACAGCTACGACTGGGACCACATCGCCGCGATCGACAACTCTACCCGGAAGTTCGTGGCGCAGAGGCAGGATCCCACCAGTGTGGGATTCGCCTTCAGCCTGGGGCACAGTTCGGTGGTGATCCTGGCCGGGGCCCTGGTGGTTTCGGGGGTGTCGCTGGTGGGCAGGTTCATGACCGAGGGCAGCACCGGAAACCTCGTCCTTGGGCTGATTGGCAGCGGGGTTTCCGGCCTGTTCCTGCTGGCCATGGGGCTCTTCAACGGGTCGGCGTTTCTCGGTGCCGCCCGGTCCTACCGCAGGGTCCGCGGCGGCGGAACTGTGCTGCCGGAGGAGCTGGAAGCCAAGGGCTTTGTGGCCCGCCTTCTGGCCCGGCCGCTGTCAAAGGTGCGGCGGCCCAGGAACGTGTACGTGATCGGCTTCCTGTTCGGGCTCGGTTTTGATACCGCCACTACCATTGGGCTCCTGGTGATGACGACGGCGGCCTCCTTGGCGGGCGTTTCGCCTGCCGCGCTGCTGGCGCTTCCGCTCGCGTTCGCCGCCGCCATGACCCTGTGCGACACGACCAACGGCCTTGCCATGATGCGGATGTACAAGTCGGCCATCCACGATCCCCTGCGCAAACTTGGATTCAACGCCGTCATTACCGGGCTCTCGGCCCTCTCCGCGCTTTTCGTTGCCTTGATAACCCTCGTCGGGTTCTTCAACGCGGCGTTCGGGCTGAAGGACCCGCTCACCGCCTGGCTGGGCGCCATCGATCTGGACGATGCCGGGCTGCTGCTGGTGGCTGCATTCCTGGCGCTGTGGGGTGCGGCGTCGTTGCGCGGGCGCCGGAGGGCCCGGGCCTAG